Proteins found in one Triticum aestivum cultivar Chinese Spring chromosome 4D, IWGSC CS RefSeq v2.1, whole genome shotgun sequence genomic segment:
- the LOC123096402 gene encoding aldehyde oxidase GLOX — protein sequence MPKPARPFLPLLIVLLLIASRVDNAGADATAWQLEPAQPTSPAALAGEWRLLHANIGVSAMHMQLLPEDFVLMFDRTDSGPSNISLLDPASCAAAAAAAPNATAAPVDCSAHSVLLDLRSNALHPYPLATNPWCSSAALLPNGTLLQTGGFSNGDRIARLFSPTSGWVDLPDFLAARRWYATDILLADGRVLILGGRRQYNFEFFPHDGVNGPPPLTFFPFLDETTEVDAENNLYPFLHLLPDGTVFVFANDRAVVFDPYNRTPLRRLPTIPGGVPRNYPSSGSSVLLPLRPEYPTHAEVLVCGGAPRGAYQLALRNGTFVPTERTCGRIAPTDANPVWAMEEMPLPRVMGDMVLLPTGDVLIVNGAAAGTAGWELGREPVMYPVLYRPDTQNGARFEVLTASTVPRMYHSSATLDTYGRVLVGGSNPHIGYVFANVTYPTELSLEAFLPPYLDTRLDGLRPRVLGAPAEVGYGEAATVRFEVPGGALAGGGPEDQVVRVVAVAPAFATHSFGMNQRVVDLAVTRVAQLDVGVYEAEVATPPSPGVAPPGYYLWFVVHAGVPSSAAWVRTRPLGAAP from the coding sequence ATGCCCAAGCCGGCGAGACCCTTCCTTCCCCTGCTCATCGTCCTCCTGCTGATCGCCAGCCGCGTCGACAATGCCGGCGCCGACGCCACGGCGTGGCAGCTGGAGCCTGCCCAGCCGACGTCACCGGCCGCGCTGGCCGGCGAGTGGCGGCTCCTGCACGCCAACATCGGCGTCTCGGCCATGCACATGCAGCTGCTCCCGGAGGATTTCGTCCTCATGTTCGACCGCACCGACTCCGGCCCCTCCAACATCTCTCTCCTCGACCCGGCTTCGTGcgccgcggcggccgcggccgcgccGAACGCCACCGCCGCGCCCGTCGACTGCTCCGCGCACTCGGTGCTCCTCGACCTCCGTTCCAACGCGCTGCATCCGTACCCGCTCGCCACCAACCCGTGGTGCTCGTCCGCCGCGCTGCTCCCCAACGGCACGCTCCTGCAGACCGGCGGCTTCTCGAACGGCGACCGCATCGCGCGCCTGTTCTCCCCGACTTCCGGCTGGGTCGACCTCCCAGATTTTCTGGCCGCGCGGCGATGGTACGCCACTGACATCCTCCTCGCCGACGGGCGGGTGCTCATCCTCGGCGGCCGGCGGCAGTACAACTTCGAGTTCTTCCCGCACGACGGCGTCAACGGCCCGCCGCCGCTGACCTTCTTCCCGTTCTTGGACGAGACCACGGAGGTGGACGCCGAGAACAACCTCTAccccttcctccacctcctccccgaCGGCACCGTCTTCGTCTTCGCCAACGACCGCGCCGTCGTCTTCGACCCCTACAACCGCACCCCGCTACGTCGCCTTCCCACGATCCCTGGCGGAGTGCCGCGGAACTACCCGTCCTCTGGCTCGTCCGTCCTCCTCCCGCTGCGCCCAGAGTACCCGACGCACGCCGAGGTGCTCGTCTGCGGGGGCGCGCCGCGTGGGGCGTACCAGCTCGCGCTCCGGAACGGCACGTTCGTGCCGACTGAGCGCACATGCGGCCGCATCGCGCCGACGGACGCGAACCCGGTGTGGGCCATGGAGGAGATGCCCCTGCCACGGGTGATGGGCGACATGGTGCTGCTCCCGACCGGCGACGTGCTCATCGTgaacggcgcggcggcggggacggcaggGTGGGAGCTCGGGAGGGAGCCGGTGATGTATCCGGTGCTGTATCGGCCGGACACGCAGAACGGCGCGCGGTTCGAGGTTCTGACCGCCTCCACCGTGCCGAGGATGTACCACTCGTCGGCGACGCTGGACACCTACgggcgggtgctcgtcggcgggagCAACCCGCACATCGGGTACGTGTTCGCCAACGTGACGTACCCGACGGAGCTGAGCCTGGAGGCGTTCCTGCCGCCATACCTCGACACGCGGCTCGACGGCCTGCGGCCGCGGGTGCTGGGGGCGCCAGCGGAGGTCGGGTACGGGGAAGCGGCGACGGTGCGGTTCGAGGTGCCCGGCGGCGCGCTGGCGGGAGGGGGGCCCGAAGATCAGGTGGTGCGCGTGGTGGCTGTGGCGCCGGCGTTCGCGACCCACTCGTTCGGGATGAACCAGCGGGTGGTGGACCTGGCCGTGACGAGGGTGGCGCAGCTGGACGTCGGGGTGTACGAGGCGGAGGTggccacgccgccgtcgcccggcGTGGCGCCGCCGGGGTACTACCTGTGGTTCGTGGTGCACGCCGGCGTGCCCAGCAGCGCGGCGTGGGTGCGCACGCGGCCGCTCGGTGCAGCGCCATGA